The following proteins are co-located in the Acinetobacter sp. NCu2D-2 genome:
- a CDS encoding helicase HerA-like domain-containing protein → MGTPIVIAKKTSDTSQEIVLHSEFANRHGLIAGATGTGKTVTLKVLAENFSRIGVPVFLADAKGDVSSLAQAGESNPKFDERIQSLNIDSIPFAASPVVFWDLFAEQGHPIRTTISEIGPLLLARILNLNDTQEGVLSAVFRIADDQGLLLIDFKDLKAMISYVSEHAAEFKKDYGNLSPASLGAIQRNLLALADQGGDQFFGEPALDIMDFIQTDSQGRGNINILAADKLMNTPKLYATFLLWMLSELFEQLPEVGDLDQPKLVFFFDEAHLLFDNASPALQDKIEQVVRLIRSKGVGIYFVTQNPLDLPESVLGQLGNRIQHALRAFTPKDQKAVKTAADTFRANPEFKVQEAITELAVGEALISCLDEKGTPQIVERGWIMPPHSSFSPIIPEERKVLMQQSIVAGIYEQQVDRDSAHEMLQQKVQERQQQAQAAELAKQQAKEQEALAKQQAKEQERLAREQQKEVERAAKQREKLTQDIVGTFAKNAARSLGSNTGQKIVRGLLGSLFGRK, encoded by the coding sequence ATGGGAACACCAATCGTTATTGCAAAAAAAACCTCAGATACCTCACAAGAAATTGTTTTACATTCAGAGTTCGCTAACCGGCACGGTTTAATTGCGGGTGCAACAGGAACAGGTAAAACGGTGACCTTAAAGGTACTGGCAGAAAATTTTTCACGAATTGGTGTACCCGTTTTTTTAGCCGATGCTAAAGGTGATGTGTCGAGTCTTGCCCAAGCGGGAGAAAGTAACCCAAAATTTGACGAACGTATTCAGAGCTTAAATATTGATTCAATACCCTTTGCTGCCTCACCTGTGGTGTTTTGGGATTTGTTTGCTGAACAAGGTCACCCCATTCGCACCACCATTTCCGAAATCGGCCCACTACTCTTAGCACGCATACTTAATTTGAACGATACACAAGAAGGTGTCCTCTCCGCTGTTTTTAGAATAGCAGATGATCAAGGCTTATTGCTGATTGATTTTAAAGACTTAAAAGCCATGATCAGCTATGTGTCAGAACATGCTGCAGAGTTTAAAAAGGACTACGGCAATTTATCCCCTGCGAGCCTAGGTGCAATTCAACGTAATTTATTAGCACTCGCTGACCAAGGTGGTGACCAATTCTTTGGTGAACCCGCTTTAGATATTATGGATTTTATCCAAACTGACAGCCAAGGTCGTGGCAATATCAACATCTTGGCTGCCGATAAACTCATGAATACACCAAAGCTGTATGCCACTTTTTTGCTATGGATGTTATCGGAACTGTTTGAGCAACTCCCTGAAGTGGGCGACTTAGATCAACCGAAACTCGTATTCTTCTTTGATGAAGCACATCTACTGTTCGACAATGCCAGCCCTGCCCTTCAAGACAAGATCGAACAGGTGGTGCGTCTGATCCGCTCCAAAGGTGTCGGGATTTACTTTGTTACCCAGAATCCACTGGATCTACCGGAAAGTGTGCTTGGCCAGCTCGGTAATCGTATCCAGCATGCCCTTCGTGCCTTTACCCCAAAAGACCAGAAAGCGGTTAAAACGGCAGCGGATACTTTCCGGGCTAATCCGGAGTTTAAAGTGCAGGAAGCCATCACTGAACTTGCTGTGGGTGAAGCCTTGATTAGCTGTCTGGATGAGAAAGGTACGCCACAGATCGTAGAGCGCGGCTGGATCATGCCACCGCATTCCTCTTTTAGCCCGATTATACCTGAAGAACGTAAAGTACTAATGCAGCAAAGCATTGTTGCGGGCATTTATGAGCAGCAGGTCGACCGGGATAGTGCACATGAAATGCTGCAGCAAAAAGTACAGGAACGTCAGCAGCAGGCACAGGCCGCTGAACTTGCCAAACAACAAGCCAAAGAACAGGAAGCACTCGCTAAGCAGCAAGCCAAGGAACAGGAACGTCTGGCCCGTGAACAGCAGAAAGAAGTGGAACGTGCCGCCAAGCAGCGTGAAAAACTCACCCAGGACATTGTCGGCACTTTTGCAAAAAATGCAGCTCGCAGCCTTGGAAGCAACACTGGGCAGAAAATTGTCCGTGGCTTATTAGGTTCCCTCTTCGGCCGCAAATAA
- the yihA gene encoding ribosome biogenesis GTP-binding protein YihA/YsxC — translation MHHSRGKSKNSKAANAPKQKISYAKKVDPAITEYSRQALNWLRKAEFLMSAPKLSLCVEDIGFEVAFAGRSNAGKSSAINALTNQKQLARASKKPGRTQMINFFSLGNPNQRLVDLPGYGYAAVPEAMKIVWQKELENYLIHRESLQGLVLLMDIRHPLQHFDVMMLEWAYSRQLFVHVLLTKSDKLNRGPASKALQEVKAALKKMKLNFSIQLFSSLNKEGLEELASVMGGRLNFTLGEQVEYNFDAIPEVSEDDIEEDFDEVDGKITEVLEPEENSKSEQQN, via the coding sequence ATGCACCACAGCAGAGGAAAGTCGAAAAACAGTAAGGCAGCCAATGCCCCAAAGCAAAAGATTAGCTATGCCAAAAAAGTTGATCCGGCCATTACTGAATATTCGCGGCAAGCCCTCAACTGGCTGCGCAAAGCTGAATTCCTGATGAGTGCGCCAAAGCTCAGCCTATGCGTAGAAGATATTGGTTTTGAGGTCGCATTTGCAGGTCGTTCTAATGCGGGCAAATCAAGTGCGATTAATGCCTTAACCAATCAAAAACAGCTTGCACGCGCGTCAAAGAAACCTGGTCGTACACAAATGATCAACTTCTTTAGCTTGGGCAATCCAAATCAACGTCTAGTCGATTTGCCGGGTTATGGATATGCCGCAGTTCCTGAAGCGATGAAAATCGTGTGGCAAAAAGAACTTGAAAACTACCTCATTCATCGTGAAAGTTTACAAGGCCTAGTGTTATTGATGGATATTCGTCATCCATTACAACACTTTGACGTGATGATGCTGGAATGGGCATATTCACGCCAACTGTTTGTGCATGTGCTGTTAACCAAGTCAGATAAACTTAACCGCGGTCCTGCCTCAAAAGCCTTACAAGAAGTCAAAGCTGCATTGAAAAAAATGAAGCTTAACTTCTCAATTCAATTATTCTCATCTTTAAACAAAGAAGGCTTAGAAGAATTGGCGAGCGTGATGGGTGGTCGTTTAAACTTCACCCTTGGCGAGCAAGTTGAATATAACTTTGATGCAATTCCTGAAGTTAGCGAAGACGACATTGAAGAAGATTTTGATGAAGTCGATGGCAAAATTACTGAAGTTCTTGAGCCAGAAGAAAACTCAAAATCAGAGCAACAAAACTAA
- a CDS encoding dicarboxylate/amino acid:cation symporter encodes MSLNTQILIAAILGVLFGFVLTLFPETAFYSNGLYLLGIGSSVFIGLLKMILIPLIFTSIVVGVSNLQSGGQLSRTWKITLACCVTTTTLALILGLSCAHLFDVGKGVDVVMFKDAMSAHQTPDTLTPSSFFTNFIQNTLINPFKAFAEGNVLAVVVFALFIGVALVAGGEKFKSVRQLTQQFFDIMMLIIGWIMKIAPIGIFALLAKLVAAEDISVLSRLAEFAAVVTGTTIFHGAVVLPLLLWIFGKMNPLTFFRGTRSALITAFATSSSSATMPLSMKCAQENLGVRPQTAGFVIPLGTQLNMDGTALYEAAAALFIANLMGLDLTLGQQLVVCATAMIASLGAPGIPSAGMVTMIMVLQSVGLPAEAIAILLPIDRLLDTVRTVVNVQGDMMISVVVDRYTKNIESETSA; translated from the coding sequence ATGAGCCTGAATACACAAATTCTAATTGCCGCAATATTGGGTGTGTTGTTTGGTTTTGTACTCACACTTTTTCCTGAAACCGCATTTTATAGCAATGGTTTGTATCTGTTAGGCATCGGCAGCAGCGTATTTATTGGCTTGCTAAAGATGATTCTGATCCCACTGATTTTTACATCAATTGTGGTGGGTGTATCTAACTTGCAATCAGGGGGGCAACTCAGTCGGACATGGAAAATTACCTTGGCTTGCTGTGTAACGACCACAACTTTAGCGCTGATTTTAGGCTTAAGCTGTGCGCACCTGTTTGATGTTGGAAAGGGTGTGGACGTGGTGATGTTTAAAGATGCTATGTCAGCACATCAAACACCAGATACGTTAACGCCGTCTTCATTCTTTACCAATTTTATCCAAAACACCTTAATTAACCCCTTTAAAGCATTTGCGGAAGGCAATGTGTTAGCAGTGGTTGTTTTTGCGCTGTTTATAGGTGTGGCATTGGTGGCAGGTGGAGAAAAGTTTAAAAGCGTACGCCAACTAACCCAGCAGTTTTTTGACATCATGATGTTGATCATTGGCTGGATTATGAAAATTGCACCAATTGGTATTTTTGCGTTATTAGCTAAATTGGTCGCTGCTGAAGATATTAGTGTACTCAGCCGTTTAGCTGAGTTTGCAGCAGTGGTGACAGGAACGACTATTTTCCATGGTGCTGTGGTGTTACCGCTGTTATTGTGGATCTTTGGCAAGATGAATCCGTTGACGTTTTTCAGAGGAACACGATCAGCATTGATTACAGCATTTGCAACCAGTTCCAGTTCGGCAACCATGCCTTTATCCATGAAATGCGCTCAGGAAAACCTTGGCGTACGCCCACAAACTGCAGGTTTTGTAATTCCACTCGGCACGCAATTAAATATGGATGGTACAGCACTGTATGAAGCAGCCGCTGCCTTATTTATTGCGAATTTAATGGGATTGGATTTAACACTGGGGCAGCAGCTCGTGGTGTGTGCCACAGCAATGATTGCCTCACTCGGTGCTCCAGGTATTCCAAGTGCGGGTATGGTGACCATGATTATGGTTTTGCAATCTGTCGGTTTACCTGCTGAAGCGATTGCGATTTTACTGCCGATTGACCGTTTACTTGATACCGTACGTACGGTAGTCAATGTTCAAGGGGATATGATGATCAGTGTGGTCGTCGATCGATACACCAAAAATATAGAGTCAGAGACATCTGCCTAA
- a CDS encoding RrF2 family transcriptional regulator, translating to MQLNKFTDYALRILMYIAQPKEVPYNIAELANELQVSENHAMKIVHFMAKQDWLITTRGRGGGIRLNPVTLKIPLGQIVRVLQQDSQVVECNTPPCVLRSNCGLKGILDNAVEQFYASLDQYSLSDVVTPLQGHYSTQSPISLINL from the coding sequence ATGCAGTTAAATAAATTTACCGATTACGCTTTACGGATTCTTATGTACATCGCCCAGCCGAAAGAAGTGCCGTACAACATTGCGGAACTGGCAAATGAGCTGCAGGTGTCCGAGAATCATGCCATGAAAATTGTACATTTCATGGCAAAGCAGGACTGGCTGATTACTACCCGTGGTCGTGGTGGCGGTATTCGCCTGAATCCGGTCACCCTGAAAATTCCTTTGGGCCAAATCGTACGTGTACTACAACAAGACAGCCAGGTGGTGGAATGCAATACCCCACCCTGCGTGCTGCGGAGTAACTGTGGCTTGAAAGGTATTTTAGACAATGCCGTTGAGCAATTTTATGCCAGTCTGGACCAATATAGCTTGAGCGATGTCGTGACTCCTTTGCAGGGACATTACAGCACCCAGTCACCGATCAGCCTGATCAATCTTTAA
- a CDS encoding acyl-CoA thioesterase codes for MNALTQELVDLLSLEKLEENIFRGQSRNLVGKRVFGGQVLGQALRAASYTTDRPAHSLHAYFLFGGDVNAPIIYEVDRIRDGRSFVSRQVRAIQHGKTIFMCMVSFAEQEEGLNYQISEPEYPAVETLKNEAELKKQIVEFVPENVRASFMRDRHVELRPVMPVNPFQPQPEAPTYAHYIRTHDKIAQDVDEVSLHQAIAAFYSDFTLMTTALRPHGLSYISPSLQCASIDHAMYFHKPFRADEWMLYDMDATVSASSRGLNFGRMWQNGELVCSTTQEGLIRLREIETQ; via the coding sequence ATGAATGCTTTAACCCAAGAATTGGTTGATTTGCTCAGCTTAGAAAAACTGGAAGAAAATATTTTTCGAGGTCAGAGTCGTAATCTGGTGGGTAAACGTGTGTTTGGTGGGCAAGTGCTCGGTCAGGCATTACGTGCAGCGTCTTATACAACGGATCGTCCAGCGCATTCATTGCATGCATACTTCTTATTTGGTGGTGATGTAAATGCACCGATTATTTATGAAGTAGACCGTATTCGTGATGGTCGTAGTTTTGTTAGTCGCCAAGTACGCGCTATTCAGCATGGCAAAACCATTTTTATGTGTATGGTGTCATTTGCGGAACAAGAAGAAGGGTTGAACTATCAAATTTCAGAACCTGAATATCCTGCAGTTGAAACTTTAAAAAATGAAGCGGAATTGAAAAAACAAATCGTTGAATTTGTCCCTGAAAATGTACGTGCTTCATTTATGCGTGATCGTCATGTTGAGCTTCGTCCAGTGATGCCAGTGAATCCATTCCAGCCTCAGCCTGAAGCACCAACGTATGCACACTATATTCGTACTCACGATAAGATTGCTCAGGACGTAGATGAGGTTTCACTACACCAAGCGATTGCGGCATTCTATTCAGACTTTACTTTAATGACCACAGCCTTGCGTCCACATGGTCTAAGTTATATTTCGCCAAGTCTACAATGCGCAAGCATTGACCATGCCATGTATTTCCATAAACCATTCAGAGCAGATGAATGGATGCTTTATGATATGGATGCGACAGTCAGTGCAAGTTCACGTGGTCTGAACTTTGGACGTATGTGGCAAAATGGTGAGTTAGTCTGTAGTACGACCCAAGAGGGTCTTATTCGCTTACGTGAAATCGAAACTCAATAA
- the hmpA gene encoding NO-inducible flavohemoprotein, which produces MTPQQIELVKATVPVLRENGVALTGYFYNRMLGNNPDLKETFNMGHQRSGAQAQALAGAVLAYAENIEDPSVLLPVVELIAHKHVSLNIKAPDYSIVGENLLHSISEVLNISMDDPLIEAWAAAYGQLADLFIATEKAIYDQHEQTKGSWLGWRNFKIAKKVVESDEITSFYLAPVDGGPLPKYEAGQYISVRVFVPELNLRQPRQYTLSTCPQADYLRISVKREDQKGDMVPGWVSNTLHSLPEGSEIEVSAPTGNFYLIDPNKRNVFISGGVGLTPMVAMLNQLVTLDMPQPVTFIHACRSKQVHAMKQHIHDLKAKYPRLHTVTAYEFPHASDKLGEDYNFAGRLDLSIIDRALLPENADYYLCGPIPFMAAQHKALVARGIPAENIHSEAFGTGGVHH; this is translated from the coding sequence ATGACTCCACAGCAAATTGAACTTGTAAAAGCAACTGTTCCTGTTCTTCGTGAAAACGGTGTTGCACTCACTGGTTATTTCTATAACCGTATGCTGGGCAATAACCCGGATCTGAAAGAAACTTTTAATATGGGTCATCAGCGTAGTGGCGCGCAGGCACAAGCCCTGGCAGGTGCGGTACTGGCATACGCAGAAAATATTGAAGATCCTTCTGTGCTGTTACCTGTGGTTGAGCTGATCGCACACAAACACGTGAGTCTGAACATTAAGGCGCCGGATTACAGCATTGTTGGGGAAAACCTGCTGCATTCCATCAGTGAAGTGCTCAACATTTCAATGGATGATCCACTGATTGAGGCGTGGGCTGCAGCGTATGGTCAACTGGCGGATCTGTTCATCGCGACTGAAAAAGCGATTTACGACCAACATGAACAAACTAAAGGTAGCTGGTTAGGCTGGCGCAACTTCAAAATTGCTAAGAAAGTGGTGGAAAGTGACGAAATCACTTCCTTCTACCTGGCTCCTGTCGACGGCGGTCCTTTACCAAAATATGAAGCGGGCCAATACATTTCAGTACGTGTATTCGTACCTGAACTCAACCTGAGACAGCCACGTCAATACACTCTGTCGACTTGTCCACAAGCGGATTACCTGCGTATTTCGGTAAAACGTGAAGACCAGAAAGGTGACATGGTGCCAGGCTGGGTATCCAACACCCTACACAGCCTGCCAGAAGGTTCGGAAATTGAAGTGTCAGCGCCAACAGGTAACTTCTACCTGATCGATCCAAACAAACGTAATGTGTTTATCAGTGGTGGTGTAGGTCTGACTCCAATGGTCGCCATGCTGAACCAGCTAGTGACACTGGATATGCCACAACCTGTAACTTTCATTCATGCCTGCCGTAGCAAACAGGTACATGCGATGAAACAGCACATTCATGACCTGAAAGCAAAATATCCACGCCTGCATACGGTAACTGCCTACGAATTCCCGCATGCCAGTGACAAGCTGGGTGAGGATTATAATTTTGCTGGCCGTCTGGATCTAAGCATAATTGACCGTGCACTACTTCCAGAAAATGCCGACTATTACCTGTGTGGTCCAATACCATTTATGGCTGCACAGCATAAAGCACTGGTTGCCCGAGGCATACCTGCCGAGAATATTCACAGTGAAGCCTTCGGCACTGGTGGTGTTCACCACTAA